Proteins encoded in a region of the Betaproteobacteria bacterium genome:
- a CDS encoding OmpA family protein: MKSARSSRRRRGLALAGEPGQVEIRGHTDAAGNAENNRALSLRRAQAVRDAFVRMACPGAPDGRRGRRPGRACRRQRHCPRGAPGTAASRSACCAEGYRGGLTCSFANGSRLPLLH, translated from the coding sequence CTGAAGTCCGCCCGCAGCTCGAGGAGGCGCCGCGGCCTGGCTCTCGCCGGCGAACCAGGCCAGGTGGAGATCCGCGGTCACACCGATGCCGCCGGCAACGCGGAGAACAACCGCGCGTTGTCGCTGCGCCGCGCCCAGGCCGTGCGCGACGCCTTCGTGCGGATGGCCTGCCCTGGCGCGCCTGACGGCCGCCGTGGGCGCCGGCCAGGACGAGCCTGTCGCCGACAACGCCACTGCCCGCGGGGCGCGCCAGGAACCGCCGCGTCGAGATCCGCCTGCTGCGCTGAGGGGTACCGCGGCGGCTTGACCTGTTCCTTCGCCAACGGCTCCAGATTGCCGTTGTTGCACTGA
- a CDS encoding ABC transporter ATP-binding protein: MVEGYRRDGVHRAWLQAALEAGIQMALWVCLVGVVVYGFVLAARGGHRRRVGRLPAAGLPRGDAAGLAVEPLRRGPGCRRGRRAPGRRVCPGSRARPGGARAGAASRAGIGIRLAAVHFAHPAQGGGGQGREVLCGIDLDIAPGQWVGLVGPSGSGKTTLAGLLMGLFPPTAGSLSLDGRPYADLDPAELRASMAFVAQDPVLYDVSLADNIRFRPGRRPDADVRQAAARAGVDGFADRLPQGLDTVTGERGIRLSGGQRQRIALARAFLRDPGLLVLDEPTSALDAGSEEEIRLAMRGPCRAGPPWSSPIACPGPGPGPDRGSGRRTYRGNRDPRPASGQERALCVAALRPTRHRYDKINSTNST; the protein is encoded by the coding sequence ATGGTCGAGGGTTACCGCCGCGACGGGGTGCACCGCGCCTGGCTGCAGGCGGCCCTCGAGGCGGGTATCCAGATGGCGCTGTGGGTGTGCCTGGTGGGTGTCGTCGTCTACGGGTTCGTGCTGGCGGCGCGTGGAGGCCACCGGCGGCGAGTTGGTCGCCTTCCTGCTGCTGGCCTTCCGCGTGGCGATGCCGCTGGCCTCGCTGTCGAGCCTCTACGCCGAGGCCCAGGGTGCCGCCGCGGCCGCCGCGCGCCTGGACGACGTGTTTGCCCTGGCTCCCGAGCGCGACCCGGCGGCGCCCGTGCCGGCGCCGCGTCACGAGCCGGAATCGGGATCCGCCTGGCGGCGGTCCACTTCGCTCACCCCGCTCAGGGCGGCGGCGGGCAGGGGCGCGAGGTCCTATGCGGGATCGACCTGGATATCGCGCCGGGACAATGGGTTGGCCTGGTAGGTCCCTCAGGTTCGGGCAAGACGACCTTGGCCGGATTGCTGATGGGCCTGTTCCCACCGACCGCCGGAAGCCTCAGCCTGGATGGACGGCCCTACGCCGACCTGGATCCGGCGGAACTGCGCGCCAGCATGGCCTTCGTTGCTCAGGACCCGGTCCTCTACGACGTGAGCCTGGCCGACAACATCCGCTTTCGGCCTGGCCGACGCCCCGACGCCGACGTGCGGCAGGCGGCCGCGCGGGCGGGTGTCGACGGGTTCGCCGACCGGCTGCCGCAGGGACTGGACACGGTCACCGGCGAGCGCGGCATCCGCCTGAGCGGCGGCCAACGGCAGCGCATCGCCTTGGCCCGGGCGTTCCTCCGCGATCCGGGCCTGCTGGTGCTGGACGAACCCACCAGTGCCCTGGACGCGGGCTCCGAGGAGGAGATTCGCCTGGCCATGAGGGGGCCATGCAGGGCCGGACCGCCGTGGTCATCGCCCATCGCCTGTCCTGGTCCGGGACCTGGACCTGATCGTGGTTCTGGCCGACGGACGTATCGTGGAAACCGGGACCCACGGCCAGCTTCTGGACAAGAACGGGCTCTATGCGTCGCTGCACTTCGCCCAACAAGGCACCGATACGACAAAATAAATTCCACAAATTCAACTTGA
- the asnB gene encoding asparagine synthase (glutamine-hydrolyzing), producing the protein MYGKHADVGEQDGQSAAAMVATLKHRGPDEQTLVRFGRAWLGHARLSIIDLETGTQPVYNETESVAVILNGEIYNYRELRSALVNRGHTFRTASDTEVLAHLYEDHGEDLFRHLNGMFAAVIYDRERDLLLAGRDRLGEKPILYLETPEHLVLASELKALLEWPGVPRELDSQALALYFNMLCVPEPLCIFRGIRKLAPSHYLKVERDRVEEKCYWKPEIRVDWSLRAEVARETVSELLRDSVAMRMVADVPVGVFLSGGIDSSAVTSFAAQATATPLRTFSVGLAGDMDERPFARAVAERCGTDHTELFVRGDVAESFPLVMDYFDEPFADSSCVPTYMVAREARAHVKVALTGDGGDELFAGYTTYLYQAQVRGGRIATRLARMVADATGYTTAYPRRGSPWAREHWRNVRSLVPATEMSRWLPGYAADVGRYYDENAWLALADSDPLSAAFGHYLNFYLPGDLLKKVDMAAMLASLECRAPFLDHRLVEFCLTIPPQLKIQGGTPKQLLKDAMVDRLPHEVLHRPKHGFGAPVADWVRGPLREIARDLIRPGCRCEALVEPVVVRRVADEMWREDAPSGWRLPQQYWSLLALEWWLRRYA; encoded by the coding sequence GTGTACGGCAAGCACGCAGATGTCGGGGAACAGGACGGCCAATCAGCTGCCGCGATGGTGGCGACACTGAAACACCGCGGTCCGGACGAACAGACCCTCGTCCGCTTCGGGAGGGCATGGCTCGGTCACGCGCGACTGTCGATTATCGACCTCGAGACCGGCACGCAGCCGGTTTACAACGAGACCGAATCGGTTGCCGTCATACTCAACGGCGAGATCTACAACTACCGCGAGTTGCGCAGCGCGCTGGTGAACCGGGGGCATACGTTTCGCACGGCTTCGGATACCGAGGTCCTGGCTCACCTCTACGAAGATCACGGTGAGGACCTGTTTCGCCATCTCAATGGAATGTTCGCAGCGGTGATCTATGATCGCGAACGGGACCTGCTGTTGGCGGGACGTGATCGACTCGGGGAGAAGCCGATCCTTTATCTGGAGACGCCGGAACACCTCGTGCTGGCATCGGAGCTGAAGGCTCTGCTGGAATGGCCGGGTGTCCCCCGTGAACTGGATTCGCAGGCGCTGGCGCTCTATTTCAACATGCTGTGTGTTCCGGAGCCTCTGTGCATCTTCAGGGGAATCCGCAAGCTGGCACCGTCGCACTATCTGAAGGTCGAGCGCGATCGGGTCGAGGAGAAATGCTACTGGAAGCCCGAGATCCGGGTGGACTGGAGCCTGCGCGCCGAGGTTGCGCGCGAGACGGTAAGTGAGCTGTTGAGGGACTCGGTGGCCATGCGTATGGTAGCAGATGTCCCGGTGGGCGTCTTTCTTTCCGGCGGCATCGATTCGAGCGCAGTCACGTCGTTCGCGGCCCAAGCTACGGCTACCCCGCTGAGGACCTTCTCCGTGGGATTGGCCGGCGACATGGACGAGCGTCCCTTCGCCCGGGCGGTCGCCGAACGCTGCGGTACAGATCACACCGAACTTTTCGTGCGCGGTGACGTCGCCGAGTCGTTTCCTCTGGTTATGGACTATTTCGACGAACCGTTCGCTGACTCGTCCTGTGTACCGACGTATATGGTTGCCCGGGAAGCTCGTGCCCACGTCAAGGTGGCGTTGACCGGCGATGGAGGCGATGAGCTCTTCGCCGGCTACACGACGTATCTCTACCAAGCTCAAGTGCGTGGTGGTCGAATAGCCACACGCCTTGCGCGCATGGTCGCGGATGCGACTGGATACACGACAGCATATCCACGGCGAGGAAGCCCGTGGGCCCGCGAACACTGGCGAAACGTGCGGAGTTTGGTCCCGGCCACCGAAATGTCGCGGTGGTTGCCGGGGTATGCTGCCGATGTCGGGCGCTACTATGACGAAAACGCGTGGTTGGCTCTTGCCGATTCGGACCCGCTGTCTGCGGCTTTCGGGCACTATCTCAATTTCTACCTCCCGGGTGACCTACTCAAGAAGGTGGACATGGCCGCCATGCTGGCCAGTCTTGAATGCCGGGCGCCGTTTCTGGACCATCGTCTGGTGGAGTTCTGCCTGACCATTCCACCGCAACTGAAGATCCAGGGAGGAACTCCCAAGCAGCTGCTGAAGGATGCCATGGTCGACCGATTGCCGCACGAAGTTCTGCACCGGCCCAAGCATGGCTTCGGTGCACCCGTTGCCGACTGGGTCCGCGGGCCACTTCGAGAGATAGCCCGCGACTTGATCCGACCTGGTTGCCGTTGCGAGGCGTTGGTCGAGCCCGTTGTTGTCCGCCGCGTTGCCGACGAGATGTGGCGTGAGGATGCTCCGAGCGGCTGGCGTCTGCCTCAGCAGTACTGGAGCTTGCTGGCTCTCGAATGGTGGCTGCGGCGCTATGCTTGA
- a CDS encoding O-antigen ligase family protein has protein sequence MIYSGSRTAYLGLISLLLWWFFQSRKKRRFLAIATAVCILAVPLIPDQYIERFKSIGGKEAEGHSKLARKQVMNDALVVFMENPLGIGVGSFPVVRAARFGREAVDTHNLYLEVATNLGVQGLVAFLGLVGVLLASFRDSARAFRGQQLQLIRLAGDGKLPAAASRHARRHFQDLAFCYAMAQATAGYILVRLVLGFFGMDLYEIYWWVGAGIAVSLAGLVTTTRKRTRFIVQVIVTEDESRRAAF, from the coding sequence GTGATCTACTCTGGATCTCGCACGGCGTATCTTGGCCTCATATCATTGCTTCTGTGGTGGTTCTTTCAGTCACGCAAGAAGAGGAGATTCCTGGCCATTGCGACAGCTGTCTGCATATTGGCAGTTCCGCTCATCCCAGACCAGTACATTGAGAGATTCAAGAGCATTGGCGGCAAAGAAGCTGAGGGCCACTCCAAGCTTGCTCGCAAACAAGTCATGAACGATGCGCTGGTCGTGTTCATGGAGAATCCGCTGGGGATTGGAGTGGGCTCGTTTCCGGTAGTCCGAGCCGCTCGATTCGGTCGCGAAGCTGTCGACACGCACAATTTGTACCTTGAAGTTGCGACCAACCTGGGCGTCCAGGGCCTAGTAGCGTTTCTTGGACTTGTGGGAGTTCTCCTCGCCAGTTTCCGCGATTCCGCCAGAGCCTTTCGCGGCCAGCAGCTTCAGTTGATCCGCTTGGCAGGCGACGGGAAGCTACCCGCTGCAGCCTCTCGACATGCCAGAAGGCACTTCCAGGACCTCGCGTTCTGCTACGCTATGGCACAGGCTACGGCCGGCTACATCTTGGTTCGTTTGGTCCTTGGTTTCTTCGGAATGGACCTCTACGAGATCTACTGGTGGGTTGGCGCTGGAATAGCCGTGTCTCTCGCCGGACTGGTTACAACAACAAGAAAGAGGACGCGGTTCATCGTGCAGGTGATCGTCACCGAAGACGAATCGAGGCGTGCTGCGTTCTGA
- a CDS encoding phenylacetate--CoA ligase family protein: MDVSSAFYREFVYYPVASYTAGPVRRHLKALLASQYDLPLARAEFQASAVRELIDASRREVPYFRTLPELPEAASTPGELLAGIPLLAKSDLQNSALRLRTTVDCGRLVSKTTGGSTGEPVTIWKTRDAWARELGATWRGYAWAGIEVGDLQARFWGVAHTSSGRWRARLIDRVCHRIRIPAFAFVDSDLANYVKLLNRRQPRWYYGYVSMLTELARFVQRGGARLRHRPRCIVTTSEVLNAADRELLREVFGAPVFNEYGCGELGTIAHECPYGSLHVSEENMIVEVLDGTEPCDPGRAGELVVTELNNRAFPLIRYRTGDFGVLAAGTCACGRTLGRLDQIHGRAYDFIRNREGRLFHGEFLMYVFEDLRRHGADIRQFQVEQVDLDRFDVRIVRGDSYDPDCEDEIKNCLRSNVDPDAVVTVEYVESIPRERSGKMRTIKGLPR, translated from the coding sequence GTGGACGTCAGTAGTGCGTTCTATCGTGAATTTGTCTACTACCCTGTCGCTTCATACACTGCCGGCCCGGTGCGCCGGCACCTCAAGGCCCTCTTGGCTTCCCAATACGACTTGCCTTTAGCGCGCGCAGAATTTCAAGCCTCAGCCGTTAGGGAACTTATCGATGCCAGCAGGCGCGAAGTCCCATACTTCCGCACACTCCCGGAGCTACCTGAAGCAGCGTCCACCCCTGGCGAACTGCTGGCCGGTATTCCGCTGCTGGCCAAATCCGACCTACAGAATTCAGCGCTCCGCCTGCGCACAACAGTCGACTGCGGACGGTTGGTGTCTAAGACGACAGGGGGATCGACCGGCGAACCGGTTACGATATGGAAGACTCGCGACGCCTGGGCGAGAGAACTTGGTGCGACGTGGAGAGGCTATGCCTGGGCCGGTATTGAAGTCGGGGACCTCCAAGCACGGTTCTGGGGTGTGGCCCATACGTCCTCAGGTCGCTGGCGCGCGCGTCTCATTGACCGTGTTTGCCACCGAATACGGATCCCGGCGTTCGCGTTCGTGGACTCTGATTTGGCGAACTACGTGAAGCTACTCAACCGTCGCCAACCTCGCTGGTATTATGGCTACGTCTCCATGTTGACCGAGCTCGCGCGATTCGTGCAGCGGGGCGGAGCGAGATTGCGCCATCGTCCCCGGTGCATTGTCACCACCTCCGAAGTCCTGAATGCAGCCGATCGCGAACTGCTGAGAGAGGTGTTCGGAGCTCCGGTCTTCAACGAATACGGCTGCGGAGAACTGGGCACGATCGCCCACGAATGCCCTTACGGCTCGCTGCATGTCAGCGAGGAGAACATGATCGTAGAAGTGCTGGACGGAACCGAACCGTGCGACCCTGGCCGCGCCGGGGAGCTGGTTGTTACGGAACTGAATAACCGCGCATTCCCACTCATCCGATATCGCACCGGCGACTTCGGCGTACTGGCCGCTGGCACCTGTGCCTGCGGCCGCACCCTCGGCCGACTTGACCAGATCCATGGACGCGCCTATGACTTCATTCGGAACCGCGAGGGACGTCTCTTCCACGGCGAGTTCCTGATGTACGTATTTGAGGACTTGCGCCGGCACGGAGCGGACATCCGGCAATTCCAGGTGGAGCAGGTGGACCTTGACCGGTTCGATGTACGCATTGTGCGCGGCGACAGCTACGACCCCGATTGCGAAGACGAGATCAAGAACTGCTTGCGGAGCAACGTCGACCCTGATGCGGTCGTTACAGTGGAATACGTGGAATCAATACCCCGCGAACGATCGGGCAAAATGCGTACCATCAAAGGGTTGCCTCGCTAG
- a CDS encoding glycosyltransferase has protein sequence MRNRSYDVTIVVLTYNRWDCLRVMLAELRAIADLVHEVIVVDNHSTDGTADLLSRDFPEFVHVRTERNLGVSARNLGIARATGATIITLDDDLLGLSPESLALVESEFAAHPELGALNFRVIDYYTRRVCNWVHHRNSTDSDQRFLSYEITEGAVAFRREAFVRSGGYYPRYFIGHEGPDLAFRMMNSGFTVEYDGRVSVLHKHEESTRTTWRFYYFDTRNHIWLVVRNMPLGYGIWFLVRGLGAMAAYSLRDGYFPWFAAGVHDAMVDLPAVIRTREVWTHRTLDLCRDIDRHRPGFWTLVRQRLFRAGFRLDT, from the coding sequence ATGCGGAATCGGAGCTATGACGTTACGATCGTAGTCCTGACGTACAACCGTTGGGATTGCTTGCGTGTGATGCTGGCGGAGTTGCGGGCGATAGCGGACCTCGTTCACGAGGTCATTGTTGTTGACAACCATTCGACTGACGGCACGGCCGATCTACTGTCGCGCGATTTTCCGGAGTTCGTTCATGTTCGCACTGAGCGCAATCTCGGCGTTTCGGCGCGCAATCTGGGCATAGCGCGAGCCACCGGGGCCACCATTATCACCCTTGACGACGATCTGCTCGGTTTGTCGCCCGAGTCTCTGGCGCTGGTGGAATCCGAGTTCGCGGCACATCCGGAGTTGGGCGCGCTCAATTTTCGGGTCATCGACTACTATACTAGACGCGTCTGCAATTGGGTTCACCATCGCAATTCAACGGATTCGGATCAGCGCTTCTTGTCCTATGAGATCACAGAGGGCGCGGTCGCTTTCCGCAGGGAGGCGTTTGTCCGAAGTGGCGGCTACTACCCTCGCTATTTCATCGGCCACGAAGGACCCGACTTGGCATTCCGTATGATGAACTCCGGCTTCACGGTGGAATATGATGGCCGAGTCAGCGTGCTTCACAAGCACGAGGAGAGCACCCGAACAACATGGCGTTTCTACTACTTTGACACCCGAAATCACATATGGCTGGTGGTCCGAAACATGCCTCTGGGCTACGGCATCTGGTTTCTGGTCCGCGGACTCGGTGCCATGGCGGCCTACTCGCTGCGGGATGGCTATTTCCCGTGGTTTGCAGCCGGTGTCCACGACGCGATGGTGGATTTGCCGGCGGTAATCCGAACTCGTGAGGTCTGGACTCATCGTACACTGGATCTGTGTCGTGACATCGACCGCCACAGGCCAGGTTTCTGGACCCTTGTGCGCCAACGGCTATTCCGTGCCGGGTTCCGGCTCGACACATAG
- a CDS encoding glycosyltransferase, with translation MSCDTAGTQKQLLQMIRRIDRARFDPILICLWSSPWMESADLPCDTIVLGHEGFLKWSFPGVVRRLSHLIDKHHVDLVHVFFDESIFVTWIGTLASRRRPVLVSSRRDMGLGTGNQPWYHNLFPWVLMFANRDFAAIVTNAESVSRYAARRERTQAAKFVVVHNGVDLAVTPPAASPLPGGRPAVGIVASLTPVKRHDVLLMAWATLARRAPLGVVHFTCWRWAIARRSRTPGDRSRRPRFGSLSRLCVRRRCLPGFSGHRRAVFGSRGVVECDTGVHGLRATDCGHTGRRQP, from the coding sequence ATGTCCTGCGATACGGCGGGCACTCAGAAGCAGCTCCTGCAGATGATCCGGCGGATTGACCGGGCGCGCTTCGATCCGATTCTCATCTGCCTATGGTCATCGCCATGGATGGAGAGCGCCGATTTGCCCTGCGACACCATTGTGCTTGGGCATGAGGGGTTTCTCAAATGGAGCTTTCCTGGCGTGGTGCGGCGGCTCAGCCACTTGATTGACAAGCATCACGTCGATCTTGTCCATGTGTTCTTCGATGAATCGATCTTCGTCACGTGGATCGGCACTCTGGCTTCGCGTCGGCGCCCGGTCTTGGTATCAAGCCGGCGGGACATGGGACTGGGGACGGGCAATCAGCCGTGGTATCACAATCTGTTCCCATGGGTGCTGATGTTCGCCAATCGGGACTTCGCAGCGATCGTGACCAATGCTGAAAGCGTCTCAAGGTATGCAGCTCGCAGAGAACGGACACAAGCCGCGAAGTTCGTCGTTGTGCACAACGGCGTCGATCTTGCGGTCACGCCGCCCGCAGCGTCCCCTTTGCCCGGTGGGCGGCCTGCCGTGGGAATTGTCGCGAGTTTGACTCCGGTCAAGCGGCACGATGTCCTTCTGATGGCTTGGGCAACGCTTGCGCGGCGGGCGCCGTTGGGTGTGGTTCACTTCACTTGCTGGAGATGGGCCATTGCGCGACGCTCTCGAACGCCAGGCGATCGATCTAGGCGTCCGAGATTCGGTTCACTTTCACGGCTCTGTGTTAGACGTCGGTGCTTGCCTGGCTTCTCTGGACATCGGCGTGCTGTGTTCGGATCGCGAGGGGTTGTCGAATGCGATACTGGAGTACATGGCTTGCGGGCTACCGATTGTGGCCACACGGGTAGGCGGCAACCCTGA
- a CDS encoding class I SAM-dependent methyltransferase: MLDANIRDGIDWLDLGCGHSVLPKWRHESEIDLISRCRVVFGLDFDLNSLKKHATISARIRGDIARLPFPESSFDLVTANMVVEHLDDPETQFKEVFRVLRPGGKFIFHTMNVRGYYTVCARLIPERMKGKMVMLLQERKEDDLFRTHYLANSEVAISRLSEAAGFSRHVEMLFNSFPQFRVVPPLVVFELLWIKLLMADSFRRYRSNVISIMEK; the protein is encoded by the coding sequence GTGCTTGATGCCAATATCAGAGATGGCATAGATTGGCTTGATTTGGGGTGCGGGCATTCAGTGCTTCCGAAATGGCGTCATGAATCGGAAATCGACCTGATCAGCCGCTGCCGTGTGGTGTTTGGGCTGGACTTTGACCTCAATAGCCTGAAGAAGCATGCGACCATTTCTGCGCGGATCCGAGGGGATATCGCGAGATTGCCGTTTCCCGAGAGTAGTTTTGATCTTGTGACGGCCAATATGGTTGTCGAACACCTTGATGACCCAGAGACGCAGTTCAAGGAGGTTTTCAGAGTCCTGCGCCCGGGGGGGAAGTTCATCTTTCATACGATGAATGTCAGGGGATACTACACGGTTTGTGCGCGTCTGATTCCCGAGAGAATGAAAGGGAAGATGGTCATGTTGCTGCAGGAGCGAAAGGAGGACGACCTCTTCAGGACGCACTACTTGGCCAATTCGGAAGTGGCGATCTCGAGATTGAGTGAAGCTGCCGGGTTCAGTCGTCACGTCGAGATGCTTTTCAACTCGTTTCCCCAGTTCCGAGTCGTACCGCCCCTGGTCGTCTTCGAGCTTCTATGGATCAAGCTCCTGATGGCCGACAGTTTCCGGCGATATCGCTCCAATGTCATCTCGATCATGGAGAAGTAG
- a CDS encoding acyltransferase, giving the protein MPAPTASVTTHQSAELTAYYARLNRGVIPGLDGIRALAVLLVIANHFGFEWINGALGVLIFFVLSGFLITWLMLKELDKTGTVSLKNFYRRRMLRIFPAFYAFWLVGVGIYLVRGHYLDWGQAISAFFYVSNYWMGLVPSSCMLFPHTWSLSIEEQFYLLWPALFLLGLRQPRRLPLFLGIAIAAVWVHRGVLFACGVPQEYLYRAFDTRLDHLAIGCLTAILLRRRAMDGIVRAVTRSAWLPLLTLALLFGAQAGHDSPAFIFTVGYALEPLLTAVFLLQLICFSETGAWRVFEHPVARYLGRISYPMYLWQQLTLFTAKRVAIDFPPALQFGFALAVTVAFASASYFLVEKPFLRMKSRY; this is encoded by the coding sequence ATGCCCGCGCCGACCGCTTCCGTTACTACGCATCAATCCGCGGAACTGACGGCCTACTACGCCCGATTGAACCGGGGGGTCATTCCTGGTCTCGACGGGATTCGGGCACTGGCCGTTCTGCTGGTAATTGCCAACCACTTCGGCTTCGAGTGGATCAACGGCGCCCTTGGGGTCCTGATCTTCTTCGTGCTGAGCGGGTTCCTCATCACATGGCTCATGCTCAAGGAACTCGACAAGACCGGAACCGTCTCGCTCAAGAACTTCTACCGCCGGCGCATGCTGCGCATTTTCCCCGCGTTCTACGCCTTCTGGCTGGTTGGCGTGGGCATCTATCTCGTGCGCGGCCACTACTTGGATTGGGGCCAGGCGATCTCGGCTTTCTTCTACGTCAGCAACTACTGGATGGGATTGGTCCCCAGCAGTTGCATGCTCTTCCCACACACCTGGTCGCTCAGCATCGAAGAGCAGTTCTACCTGCTGTGGCCGGCGCTCTTCCTGCTGGGGCTCCGCCAGCCTCGTCGTTTGCCGCTGTTCCTGGGGATCGCCATCGCGGCCGTCTGGGTGCACCGGGGCGTGCTCTTCGCCTGCGGAGTCCCCCAGGAGTACCTCTATCGGGCATTCGACACACGCCTGGATCACCTGGCCATCGGCTGCCTGACGGCCATCCTCTTGCGTCGACGCGCGATGGACGGAATCGTCCGTGCCGTGACCCGGAGCGCGTGGCTGCCGCTGCTGACCCTCGCCTTGCTCTTCGGCGCCCAGGCCGGCCACGATTCGCCCGCCTTCATCTTCACCGTCGGCTATGCGCTGGAGCCGTTGCTCACCGCCGTGTTCCTGCTGCAGTTGATCTGCTTCTCCGAGACCGGGGCCTGGCGGGTGTTCGAGCATCCGGTCGCACGATATCTGGGTAGGATCTCGTATCCGATGTACCTCTGGCAGCAGTTGACGCTGTTCACGGCGAAACGGGTAGCGATCGACTTTCCGCCGGCCCTGCAGTTCGGGTTCGCGCTTGCCGTCACGGTCGCTTTCGCGTCTGCAAGCTACTTCTTGGTCGAGAAGCCTTTTCTGCGGATGAAGAGTCGATACTAG
- a CDS encoding glycosyltransferase yields the protein MTNPTAPAVSVVVPCHNAAAFLGRTLTSILAQSWRDLEVLVVDDGSSDDTAAVVGGIADARVRFWRQAASGGPSAPRNRAIAAARGRYVFFCDADDVMKPGKIERQVAILAARPAVALVFTDFEVVDEDDRLLEPSFLAAYSTLRAIVAGGEQADGSLRRDLMVCGLIRANFIGTSSVAVRRDVLAEVGVFDESLASSEDLDLWLRIARRHGCAFLDIVGHAYRRHAGSLMHEAGDRHPLARIEVMRRQLGCRPSSRERRLIRYWLGRNYCALGYLNEKRGNWAEARAYYVQSLRVRPGLLVVWGWVRCLARELLRGRGDGAA from the coding sequence TTGACGAATCCGACCGCCCCCGCCGTGAGTGTGGTGGTTCCCTGCCACAATGCGGCCGCGTTCCTGGGGCGCACCCTGACCTCGATTCTGGCGCAGAGCTGGCGGGATCTCGAGGTCCTGGTCGTTGACGACGGGTCTTCGGACGACACCGCGGCCGTCGTGGGGGGGATTGCCGACGCCCGCGTCCGGTTCTGGCGCCAGGCTGCCAGCGGGGGGCCTTCCGCGCCGCGCAACCGGGCTATCGCCGCAGCGCGGGGCCGCTACGTCTTCTTTTGCGACGCCGACGATGTGATGAAGCCCGGCAAGATTGAGAGGCAGGTTGCCATCCTGGCTGCCCGGCCGGCCGTGGCGCTGGTGTTCACCGACTTCGAGGTCGTGGACGAGGATGACCGGCTGCTTGAGCCCTCGTTCCTGGCTGCCTACAGCACGTTGCGTGCCATTGTCGCGGGCGGCGAACAGGCCGACGGCAGTCTGCGTCGCGACCTGATGGTGTGCGGGCTGATCCGGGCCAACTTCATCGGAACCTCGAGCGTTGCCGTGCGGCGGGACGTGCTGGCGGAAGTGGGGGTGTTCGACGAGAGCCTGGCCTCGAGCGAGGACCTCGATCTCTGGCTTCGCATCGCCCGGCGGCACGGCTGCGCGTTCCTTGACATCGTCGGGCACGCCTACCGGCGGCATGCCGGCAGTCTGATGCACGAGGCCGGCGATCGCCACCCGCTGGCGCGGATCGAAGTGATGCGGCGCCAACTCGGCTGCCGGCCGAGTAGCCGGGAGCGACGGCTGATCCGGTACTGGTTGGGGCGCAATTACTGCGCCCTCGGATATCTCAACGAGAAGCGTGGAAACTGGGCGGAGGCACGCGCCTACTACGTGCAGTCTCTGCGAGTGAGGCCGGGGCTGCTGGTCGTCTGGGGCTGGGTCAGATGCCTGGCGCGCGAGCTCCTGCGCGGTCGCGGAGACGGCGCGGCGTGA